The Hydrogenobacter sp. T-2 region CCCTACTGCCATATTGCACCTCCTGTATAGAATTTTGAGATTAGAAATCTATTGAATTATCCGCATCCGCCAGCGGTAACTTTGACTTCCCTTGTTGCCATTACATAGGAGCCGTCCTTGAGCTTGAGGATAGCCCTCACATTGGAGGTTTCTCCCATCTTTATCCTTGTGGAGAAAAAGACCTGACCGTTCATAGGAGTAAAGGACACATCCGCTATCCAAGGCACAGGGTTTTTGTCAACGAATATCCAGAGCCTTTCTACTCTGTCCACGGGTATGGTGGACTCCACAGTGATTGGTACATTGGCACCAGATTCTGCTATGGTAGGAGCTGTGAGTTTGATGTCTTCCACCTCTTTGATTTGAGACAGCTGAACTCCAAGCCTCTTTTGCACCTCTTCTTCAAGTTTTGTGGCACCAAAGGCTGGCTGAAGTGCTGGGGCAAGGGTTAAACCTACGACTGCAAATGCGGACAGTGCAAAAAATCTTCTCCTGTCCATGGTTTATACCTCCTTAAAGGTTTTTAACATGACCTAATGTTTTGCATCTTACATATCCTCTGGATAGTGTTAAGGATTTCTCCCCTTGGTCTGCTTCCGAAGAGGACACCAAGCACCCTTTCCTGCTTTGGGTCATAAAAGACCAAGGTAGGAACACCAGGAACACCTAACCTTCTTGCCCATCTGCTTCCGTCGTCAGAGGATATGTTGAGGTTTATCACTACGAAATTCTCCAACTTTTTTTGAACATCTTCTTGATTAAGGACAAACTCCTCCATCTGGGCACAATAGGGACAGTAGTTTCCATAGAAGTAGAAGGCAACAGGCTTGTTTTCTCTCTGGGCGTATTCTAAACCTTCTGAGGCTTTGTTAAACCACTTTGCAAAACTTACCGAAAATATCAAAACTGTACCTATTAATACCTTCCACATGTCAAGATAGTAATGTATGAGAGTTAACAATTCTTGGCAATAAGAACTTCTACAGATGAATATAAACGAGGCTTATATTAGATAATGCTTATATAAGAAAAAGGATAAAAGCCTAAAGTAGGCATAAAATATAAATCTTATGGAACGAGTGAGAAACTTCTCCATAATAGCACATGTGGACCATGGCAAGTCCACTCTTGCGGACAGGCTTTTGGAATACACTGGTTCTGTCTCAAGAAGGGAGTTAAAGGAGCAGATGCTTGATACCCTTGAGATTGAGAGAGAAAGAGGCATAACCATAAAACTTCAAGCGGTAAGAATGTTTTATAAGGCAGGGGACGGAGAAACCTATACCTTACATCTTATAGATACCCCTGGGCATGTGGACTTTTCTTACGAGGTTTCAAGAGCTCTCGCTGCTTGTGAGGGAGCTTTGCTTCTTGTTGACGCAACTCAAGGCATAGAAGCCCAAACAGTTGCAAACTTTTGGAAGGCGGTAGAACAGGACCTAACTATAATTCCCGTTATAAACAAGATAGACCTGCCGGCCGCAGACCCAGAAAGGGTAAAAAGGCAGATAGAAGAAATACTTGGACTACCCTCAGAGGATGTTATATTAGCCTCCGCCAAAGAAGGTATCGGTATTGAGGAGATATTGGAGGCTATTGTAAAGAGAATCCCACCACCAAAGGGAAGCCCAAACAAACCTCTAAAGGCATTAATTTTTGACTCCTATTATGACCAGTATCGTGGTGCGGTTGCCTTTGTAAGGGTCTTTGATGGTGAGGTAAGACCAGGCACAAGGATAAGGCTTTTCTCCACTGGTAAAGAGTTTGAAGTCACAGAGGTAGGAGCACAAACTCCAAAGATGACCAAGTTTGAAAAACTCTCCGCTGGCGATGTGGGATATCTTGCTGCGTCTATAAAGGATGTGAGGGATATAAGGGTTGGTGATACTATAACCGATGCTAAAAACCCAACACCTGAACCTGTTCCCGGCTTTAGACCAGCCAAGCCCATGGTCTATGCAGGCATATACCCCTCCGAAGGCTATACTTACGAAGAGCTAAGGGATGCACTTGAGAAGTATGCCATAAACGACGCAGCCATACAGTTTGAGCCAGAGACCTCTCCGGCTCTTGGTTTAGGTTTTAGAGTAGGCTTTTTGGGATTGCTACATATGGAAATAGTGCAAGAACGACTTGAAAGAGAATATGGCGTAAGCATAGTAACCACTGCACCTAGTGTGGTCTATAGGGTAAGGTTTAAAAATGGTCAGGTAAAGGAAATAAGAAACCCCTCAGAGCTTCCAGAAAACTGGGGCATTATCCAAGCCATTGAAGAACCCTTTGTGCTTCTTACTGTAATAACACCCAAAGACTATGTGGGAAACATCATGAACCTCTGTCAAGAAAAGAGGGGCATTCAAAAGAAGTTTATCTACCTTGACCCAAACACTGTAATGCTTGAGTATGAGATGCCTTTGAGCGAAGTGATAATGGATTTTCATGACAAGATAAAGGGTGTTTCAAGGGGCTATGCCTCCTACGACTACGAGTTTCTTGGCTTTAGAGAGGAAGACCTTGTTAGGTTAAACATATTTATAAACAATGACCCAGTGGATGCCTTATCCTTCAT contains the following coding sequences:
- the lepA gene encoding translation elongation factor 4 is translated as MERVRNFSIIAHVDHGKSTLADRLLEYTGSVSRRELKEQMLDTLEIERERGITIKLQAVRMFYKAGDGETYTLHLIDTPGHVDFSYEVSRALAACEGALLLVDATQGIEAQTVANFWKAVEQDLTIIPVINKIDLPAADPERVKRQIEEILGLPSEDVILASAKEGIGIEEILEAIVKRIPPPKGSPNKPLKALIFDSYYDQYRGAVAFVRVFDGEVRPGTRIRLFSTGKEFEVTEVGAQTPKMTKFEKLSAGDVGYLAASIKDVRDIRVGDTITDAKNPTPEPVPGFRPAKPMVYAGIYPSEGYTYEELRDALEKYAINDAAIQFEPETSPALGLGFRVGFLGLLHMEIVQERLEREYGVSIVTTAPSVVYRVRFKNGQVKEIRNPSELPENWGIIQAIEEPFVLLTVITPKDYVGNIMNLCQEKRGIQKKFIYLDPNTVMLEYEMPLSEVIMDFHDKIKGVSRGYASYDYEFLGFREEDLVRLNIFINNDPVDALSFIVHRDKAYRRARQLVEKLKEVIPRQLFEVKVQAGIGTKIIASERIPPLRANVTAKCYGGDITRKKKLLEKQKEGKKRLKQFGKVELPQEAFLTVLKVD
- a CDS encoding thioredoxin family protein, encoding MIFSVSFAKWFNKASEGLEYAQRENKPVAFYFYGNYCPYCAQMEEFVLNQEDVQKKLENFVVINLNISSDDGSRWARRLGVPGVPTLVFYDPKQERVLGVLFGSRPRGEILNTIQRICKMQNIRSC
- the soxY gene encoding thiosulfate oxidation carrier protein SoxY, with product MDRRRFFALSAFAVVGLTLAPALQPAFGATKLEEEVQKRLGVQLSQIKEVEDIKLTAPTIAESGANVPITVESTIPVDRVERLWIFVDKNPVPWIADVSFTPMNGQVFFSTRIKMGETSNVRAILKLKDGSYVMATREVKVTAGGCG